The following proteins are co-located in the Microbacterium sp. SORGH_AS_0888 genome:
- a CDS encoding FtsX-like permease family protein, with product MPAVTGFWARLRVAQRLARRQVRRAPGAGLLVAALVALPVAALTASATFWQSQQPTPQQRVTLQLGQAQSWLGPGAGSPDMRQYVDAPNMLYRVSTPRTTAVHVQDPVSAAIPASARTLPVSEYASAVVSAPNGPARVDAVVGDVWDPLLAGRYLVLGGRAPAAPDEAMASPGLLALLHARLGDEVVLPTTGEPVTITGLLRRADVSPDHAVLFLPPTAAGAAGADPTVWYVADWQPSFGDLDALNDRGIVAYARDLVLDPPPDARLSSSDGAGGAFWTIAATAAAAAVFGGYLTVLLAGAALSVSSRRQQRTLAVAASVGAGRADLFRVILLQGSVLGAGGGVAGLLVGVAAAAAVLAMTDDGVAGSVLHGNWGFRIPWALLAAILLFAVVAGTCAAIAPARAASRGDTIAALRGARRPGRVDARRPVWGLALLLGGLALTLGGGALLAAVEAASRSPEITAEVASALRIVAQWMIVLGPVVLQVGVLIAGHWILSQCARPLARLGLASRLASRDAAAHPSRVVPAFAAIAGCVFLAAFALSATAVTAAGAARAYISTTPIGSLTVTVWAEEPDRLPALLARARGMLAETDPVATVLVQQPADGTYEPTTGDPTDPDLPLFRVGSATADPGCGFSCAADRSLTIVAATDLDAFLGESVPADARDVFRDGGALVLDRALVSGQGTIRIDRWRAADLTEYGRTGTTTHAPQEELTVPAATLTLPHRSDSTVLISPETAERIGAQPVPSMLVATYDEPPAAEVVDRLQADAEVLAASGEAGIGVWLERGPTAPDPWLWLMTAVAAVLVVGVSGVCLGLARFERRPDDATLAAVGGEPRLRRRVNAWQALVIVGLGSVTGTVAGTLPMLGVAIGSGGYLSGADSPWGWLATLAILFPLGVAAASWLVPPRRPDLTRRQVIS from the coding sequence GTGCCGGCCGTGACGGGATTCTGGGCGAGGCTGCGGGTCGCGCAGCGCCTCGCCCGCCGCCAGGTGCGGCGCGCGCCGGGGGCCGGCCTGCTCGTCGCGGCGCTCGTCGCGCTCCCGGTCGCCGCGCTCACGGCGAGCGCGACCTTCTGGCAGAGCCAGCAGCCGACGCCGCAGCAGCGGGTGACGCTCCAGCTCGGACAGGCCCAGTCCTGGCTGGGACCGGGAGCCGGAAGCCCCGACATGCGGCAGTACGTCGACGCGCCGAACATGCTCTACCGGGTGTCCACGCCGCGCACGACCGCCGTGCACGTGCAGGACCCGGTGTCCGCGGCGATCCCGGCCTCGGCGCGGACGCTGCCGGTGTCCGAGTACGCGTCCGCCGTGGTGTCCGCTCCGAACGGCCCGGCGCGCGTCGACGCGGTCGTGGGGGACGTCTGGGATCCGCTGCTCGCGGGGCGCTACCTCGTGCTCGGCGGCCGTGCACCCGCCGCTCCCGACGAGGCGATGGCCTCACCCGGTCTGCTCGCGCTCCTGCACGCGCGCCTCGGCGACGAGGTCGTGCTGCCGACGACGGGAGAGCCCGTCACGATCACGGGGCTCCTGCGCCGCGCCGACGTCTCCCCCGACCACGCCGTGCTGTTCCTGCCGCCGACGGCAGCGGGGGCCGCGGGCGCGGATCCGACCGTGTGGTACGTGGCCGACTGGCAGCCGAGCTTCGGCGACCTCGACGCGCTCAACGACCGCGGCATCGTGGCCTACGCCCGCGATCTCGTCCTCGATCCGCCGCCGGACGCGCGGCTCTCGAGCAGTGACGGTGCGGGCGGAGCGTTCTGGACGATCGCCGCGACGGCGGCTGCGGCTGCCGTGTTCGGCGGGTATCTGACGGTGCTCCTCGCTGGGGCCGCACTGTCGGTGAGCTCGAGGCGGCAGCAGCGCACGCTCGCCGTCGCCGCGAGCGTCGGCGCGGGCCGGGCCGATCTGTTCCGGGTGATCCTGCTCCAGGGGAGCGTGCTGGGGGCCGGCGGCGGCGTCGCGGGCCTGCTTGTCGGCGTCGCCGCCGCGGCGGCGGTGCTCGCGATGACCGATGACGGGGTCGCGGGATCCGTGCTGCACGGGAACTGGGGGTTCCGCATCCCGTGGGCACTGCTCGCCGCGATCCTGCTGTTCGCGGTCGTCGCCGGCACGTGCGCCGCGATCGCCCCGGCCCGCGCGGCCAGCCGCGGCGACACGATCGCTGCGCTGCGCGGTGCGCGTCGGCCGGGTCGTGTCGATGCGCGTCGCCCCGTGTGGGGGCTCGCGCTGCTGCTCGGCGGGCTCGCGCTCACCCTCGGCGGCGGCGCACTCCTCGCGGCGGTGGAGGCCGCATCCCGAAGCCCCGAGATCACCGCTGAGGTCGCGAGCGCGCTTCGCATCGTCGCGCAGTGGATGATCGTGCTGGGGCCCGTCGTGCTCCAGGTCGGCGTGCTGATCGCCGGGCACTGGATCCTGTCGCAGTGCGCCCGACCGCTCGCTCGTCTCGGCCTCGCCTCGAGACTCGCGAGCCGGGATGCGGCCGCCCATCCCTCCCGCGTGGTGCCGGCCTTCGCAGCGATCGCCGGGTGCGTCTTCCTCGCCGCTTTCGCCCTCTCGGCCACGGCCGTGACAGCGGCCGGAGCCGCTCGCGCCTACATCTCCACGACCCCGATCGGAAGCCTCACGGTCACGGTCTGGGCCGAGGAGCCGGACCGGTTGCCGGCGCTGCTCGCGCGTGCCCGAGGCATGCTCGCGGAGACCGACCCGGTGGCGACCGTGCTCGTGCAGCAGCCCGCGGACGGCACGTACGAGCCCACGACCGGCGATCCGACCGACCCCGATCTCCCGCTCTTCCGCGTGGGGTCGGCCACGGCCGATCCGGGCTGCGGCTTCTCCTGTGCGGCCGACCGCTCCCTCACGATCGTGGCGGCGACGGACCTCGACGCCTTCCTGGGCGAGAGCGTTCCGGCGGACGCGCGCGACGTGTTCCGCGACGGCGGTGCCCTCGTGCTGGACCGCGCTCTGGTCTCCGGCCAGGGGACGATCCGGATCGATCGCTGGCGCGCCGCGGATCTCACCGAGTACGGCCGCACCGGCACGACCACGCACGCACCGCAAGAGGAGCTCACGGTCCCCGCCGCGACGCTGACGCTGCCGCACCGCAGCGACTCCACCGTGCTGATCTCGCCGGAGACCGCGGAGCGGATCGGAGCCCAACCCGTCCCCAGCATGCTCGTCGCGACCTACGACGAGCCACCCGCCGCCGAGGTGGTCGACCGGCTGCAGGCGGACGCGGAGGTCCTCGCCGCGTCCGGTGAGGCGGGGATCGGCGTCTGGCTGGAACGGGGACCCACAGCCCCGGACCCCTGGCTGTGGCTGATGACCGCCGTCGCGGCGGTGCTCGTGGTCGGCGTGAGCGGCGTGTGCCTCGGCCTGGCCCGGTTCGAGCGTCGTCCCGACGACGCCACCCTCGCCGCCGTCGGCGGCGAGCCTCGGCTCCGGCGACGCGTGAACGCCTGGCAGGCACTCGTGATCGTCGGCCTCGGATCGGTGACGGGCACGGTCGCGGGCACGCTCCCGATGCTCGGGGTGGCCATCGGCAGCGGCGGCTACCTGAGCGGCGCGGACTCCCCCTGGGGGTGGCTGGCCACGCTCGCGATCCTGTTCCCGCTCGGTGTCGCCGCCGCATCCTGGCTCGTGCCGCCCCGCCGCCCCGACCTCACCCGCCGGCAGGTCATCTCCTGA
- a CDS encoding ABC transporter ATP-binding protein encodes MTETVLRLIGVTQQYGHGPTAVSALSGVDLEICRGELVAVMGASGSGKSTLLTIAGGLAIPTTGEVVVEGAHLSTLGRSRLAALRRRSLGFVFQDFNLVPTLTALENVILPLELDGFGGRVARRAGRDALAAVDLVSRGDAYPDDLSGGEQQRVAIARAVVGGRRLILADEPTGALDSVTGDVVMRMLRGRVDAGAAGMLVTHDARHAAWADRIVFLRDGRIVDESRRLDADDLLSECRP; translated from the coding sequence ATGACGGAGACCGTGCTGCGCCTGATCGGGGTCACGCAGCAGTACGGGCACGGTCCGACGGCCGTCTCGGCGCTCTCCGGCGTGGATCTCGAGATCTGCCGCGGCGAGCTGGTCGCGGTCATGGGCGCCTCCGGCTCGGGGAAGTCCACGCTGCTCACGATCGCGGGCGGCCTCGCGATCCCCACGACGGGCGAGGTCGTCGTCGAGGGCGCGCATCTGAGCACGCTCGGGCGCAGTCGGCTCGCGGCACTTCGGCGCCGCTCGCTCGGGTTCGTGTTCCAGGACTTCAACCTCGTGCCGACCCTCACGGCCCTCGAGAACGTCATCCTGCCGCTCGAGCTCGACGGCTTCGGCGGGCGGGTCGCCCGCAGGGCGGGGCGCGATGCGCTCGCCGCCGTCGACCTCGTGAGCCGCGGCGACGCCTATCCCGACGATCTGTCCGGCGGCGAGCAGCAGCGTGTCGCGATCGCGCGCGCCGTCGTCGGCGGGCGTCGTCTGATCCTCGCCGACGAGCCGACCGGAGCCCTCGACTCCGTCACCGGTGACGTCGTCATGCGGATGCTGCGAGGACGGGTGGATGCGGGAGCAGCCGGGATGCTCGTCACGCACGACGCGCGGCACGCGGCATGGGCAGACCGCATCGTGTTCCTCCGCGACGGTCGGATCGTGGACGAGTCGAGGCGCCTCGACGCCGACGATCTGCTGTCCGAGTGCCGGCCGTGA
- a CDS encoding PadR family transcriptional regulator, with the protein MSVRQSLLAILDQGPCYGYQLRLEFERRTGGTWPLNVGQIYNTLERLERDGLVAKGETDAQGHVYYEITDAGSAEVRDWLGAPVDRGTGTRDELAIKLAVAATLPGVDISAVIQTQRRASLSQLQSLNRAKYAGASPDGPEELAWSLIVDAMIFQTEAEVRWLDHTEQRLSRHPAPALPLSTEQPRRGRPVRGEAEPAR; encoded by the coding sequence ATGTCCGTCAGGCAGAGCCTTCTCGCCATCCTCGACCAAGGCCCGTGCTACGGGTACCAGCTGCGCCTGGAGTTCGAGCGCCGCACCGGCGGCACCTGGCCGCTGAACGTGGGCCAGATCTACAACACCCTCGAGCGGCTGGAGCGCGACGGACTGGTCGCCAAGGGCGAGACCGACGCGCAGGGGCACGTCTACTACGAGATCACGGATGCGGGCAGCGCCGAGGTGCGGGACTGGCTCGGCGCCCCGGTCGATCGCGGGACGGGCACGCGGGACGAGCTCGCGATCAAGCTCGCGGTCGCGGCGACGCTCCCCGGCGTCGACATCTCCGCCGTGATCCAGACGCAGCGACGCGCGTCGCTCTCCCAGCTGCAGTCGCTGAATCGGGCCAAGTACGCGGGTGCGAGCCCGGACGGGCCGGAGGAGCTCGCGTGGTCTCTCATCGTCGACGCGATGATCTTCCAGACCGAGGCCGAGGTGCGCTGGCTCGACCACACCGAACAGCGCCTGTCGCGGCATCCGGCTCCCGCGCTCCCCCTCTCGACGGAGCAGCCGCGACGAGGCCGGCCGGTGCGCGGCGAGGCGGAGCCCGCGCGATGA
- a CDS encoding ABC transporter permease — MTALAWLVGALGEAWAELRHHKLRVALSLVGIAVAVGALTSVVALSDYMRQYQAEQSDRYGGRVATLQLSGGREDGAPVDNDRLDAQFERVSERYGFSRVSRVAAGVTLKVQGLDGVHATAARLIDPDYAVIHRLPLAAGRWFTAQDEQLLAPPVVVSAPLWESLGAVPLRQHPTLTLTGDLAGTYLIVGVTPKQGTWDTEHRVDMMYGTYRSRVDALPAEAAVQREIWVPVARVDAIAPALATDLRAVADPGVKIAVNRVDWAAQAGAADSAQMFELVTGAIAAVVLLLGGLSLVNVQLVAMRQRIREIGVRRSFGATAGRVFTSVMLESVVATAVAGAAGIVLAVVALRSPLVLQMFSGMQDLPPFPLRAAVTGLGAAVLIGALAGLVPALVALRVNVIDTLRF; from the coding sequence ATGACCGCCCTCGCGTGGCTCGTCGGCGCGCTCGGGGAGGCCTGGGCGGAGCTGCGCCACCACAAGCTGCGGGTCGCGTTGAGCCTGGTCGGCATCGCGGTCGCCGTCGGTGCGCTCACGAGCGTCGTCGCCCTGTCGGACTACATGCGCCAGTACCAGGCCGAGCAGTCGGACCGCTACGGCGGTCGGGTGGCCACGCTCCAGCTCTCGGGCGGGCGCGAGGACGGCGCGCCGGTCGACAACGATCGGCTGGACGCGCAGTTCGAACGGGTGTCGGAACGGTACGGATTCTCCCGTGTGTCGCGTGTCGCCGCCGGTGTGACGCTGAAGGTCCAGGGATTGGACGGCGTGCACGCCACGGCAGCGCGACTGATCGATCCCGACTACGCCGTCATCCACCGGCTGCCGCTCGCCGCGGGCCGCTGGTTCACCGCGCAGGACGAGCAGCTGCTCGCTCCCCCCGTCGTGGTCTCCGCGCCGCTGTGGGAGTCGCTCGGCGCTGTCCCGCTCCGCCAGCACCCGACCCTGACCCTCACGGGAGACCTCGCCGGCACCTATCTGATCGTCGGCGTGACCCCCAAGCAGGGGACGTGGGACACCGAGCACCGCGTTGACATGATGTACGGCACCTACCGGTCCCGTGTCGACGCGCTCCCCGCGGAGGCCGCCGTGCAACGGGAGATCTGGGTACCGGTGGCGCGGGTCGACGCCATCGCACCGGCGCTCGCGACGGACCTGCGCGCGGTCGCCGACCCCGGCGTGAAGATCGCCGTGAACCGGGTCGACTGGGCCGCGCAGGCGGGCGCGGCCGACTCCGCGCAGATGTTCGAGCTGGTGACCGGCGCGATCGCCGCGGTGGTCCTGCTGCTCGGCGGCCTCAGCCTCGTGAACGTCCAGCTGGTCGCCATGCGCCAACGCATCCGTGAGATCGGAGTGCGCCGCAGCTTCGGCGCGACGGCCGGACGGGTGTTCACCTCGGTCATGCTCGAGAGCGTGGTCGCGACCGCTGTCGCCGGGGCAGCCGGAATCGTCCTGGCCGTCGTCGCGCTGCGCTCCCCCCTCGTCCTTCAGATGTTCAGCGGCATGCAGGACCTGCCGCCGTTCCCCCTGCGCGCGGCCGTCACCGGGCTCGGGGCCGCCGTTCTCATCGGCGCGCTCGCGGGGCTCGTGCCCGCCCTCGTGGCGCTGCGCGTCAACGTCATCGACACGCTCAGGTTCTGA
- a CDS encoding ABC transporter ATP-binding protein produces the protein MTALISLRGVAKQVLLPDDSRLDILRGIDLEVEAGDHLAIVGRSGSGKSTLLNILGLLDGPSAGTVHIDGQRTTRMRAGALDRLRGRTVGFVFQQFNLLSGRTALENVSMPLGYATDRSFWRREQRARAMLERVGLGHRLDATPERLSGGEQQRVAIARALVRRPRLILADEPTGALDIQTGATVMALLAEIARETDAALVTITHDPHVAARARRHFRLDAGVLSPIGLDVLEDRDPAQEVPA, from the coding sequence CTCATCTCCCTCCGCGGGGTCGCGAAGCAGGTGCTGCTCCCGGACGACTCACGGCTGGACATCCTGCGCGGCATCGACCTCGAGGTCGAAGCCGGCGACCATCTGGCCATCGTGGGACGCAGCGGCTCGGGGAAGTCGACGCTGCTGAACATCCTCGGCCTGCTCGACGGTCCCTCCGCCGGAACCGTGCACATCGACGGTCAGCGGACGACCCGGATGCGGGCGGGCGCTCTCGACAGGCTGCGCGGCCGGACCGTCGGCTTCGTGTTCCAGCAGTTCAACCTGCTCTCCGGCCGCACCGCGCTGGAGAACGTGTCCATGCCGCTCGGCTACGCGACGGATCGGTCGTTCTGGCGGCGGGAGCAGCGGGCACGCGCCATGCTCGAGCGCGTGGGACTCGGCCACCGTCTCGACGCGACGCCCGAACGCCTCTCGGGCGGCGAGCAGCAGCGGGTGGCGATCGCCCGCGCGCTCGTGCGGCGTCCGCGGCTCATCCTCGCCGACGAGCCCACCGGCGCTCTCGACATCCAGACGGGCGCGACCGTCATGGCGCTGCTCGCCGAGATCGCACGGGAGACGGATGCGGCCCTGGTCACCATCACGCACGACCCGCACGTGGCCGCCCGCGCCCGCCGTCACTTCCGGCTCGATGCGGGCGTGCTCTCCCCCATCGGCCTCGACGTGCTCGAGGACCGCGACCCGGCCCAGGAGGTCCCGGCATGA